The proteins below are encoded in one region of Nitrospira sp.:
- a CDS encoding NADH dehydrogenase subunit M: protein MTDYLLLIILFAPFVGAAALIVIPEKQKLMVRVTAASAAGISLLASFYLFYAFDAAKGGFQFVQRYEWSKQLGIALYLGVDGIGTPLVLASCILLFAGIFVQWHTKDRAKQFYIWLLILAAATIGVFMSLDLFFLYFFYEMSVIPMYLLLGMWGSHTKTYLEMTDAEGLKKRDSVGFIFNFGSNSKEYAAMKLVLFLSAFAVLCLMGILLIYKFSGLNTFDILVLREQAHFDGPLATLIWLLIFFGFASIAPIWPLHSWSPVGHAAAPAATSMLHAGVLMKLGHFSIIRVAFEILPETTRELMPIAAILCIFSMLYGGFVAFYARDTKYVIGYSSSSHMGYVFLGMAALDYISLTGAVMYMFAHALATSMLFAMAGWVYDQTHTRDIPSLGGLVNRMPFIAGCTIVGCMASIGMPGTVNFLAEVMIIVGSWNKYPVQVVVAVIGIVLTMAYLFRMMRGIFYGAMDQHYAHARDAVSFVDRLPFVLMMGCSIWFFLSPGHFYSVVRAGVDPLVARITKVVPVVENQDGPPATRQAVEPAQVTRVSTEGVSRP, encoded by the coding sequence ATGACGGACTACCTGCTGCTCATCATTCTCTTCGCTCCATTCGTTGGAGCCGCTGCGCTCATCGTGATCCCGGAGAAGCAGAAGCTCATGGTCCGCGTCACGGCGGCGAGCGCGGCCGGCATCAGCCTGCTGGCCTCCTTCTATCTCTTTTATGCCTTCGACGCCGCCAAGGGCGGGTTCCAGTTCGTGCAACGCTACGAATGGTCCAAGCAATTGGGCATCGCGCTCTATCTCGGGGTGGACGGGATCGGAACGCCGCTGGTGTTGGCGTCCTGCATTCTCCTGTTCGCGGGAATTTTTGTGCAGTGGCATACGAAGGATCGGGCCAAACAATTCTACATCTGGCTCCTGATCCTGGCCGCAGCGACGATCGGCGTCTTCATGTCGCTCGACCTGTTCTTCCTGTATTTCTTTTACGAGATGTCGGTCATCCCCATGTACCTCCTGTTGGGGATGTGGGGCAGCCATACTAAAACGTACCTGGAAATGACCGATGCCGAAGGTCTGAAGAAACGCGATTCCGTCGGCTTCATTTTCAATTTCGGCTCGAACAGCAAAGAGTACGCGGCCATGAAGCTCGTCCTCTTTCTGTCCGCGTTCGCCGTGCTCTGCCTCATGGGTATCCTGCTGATCTATAAGTTTTCCGGATTGAATACGTTCGACATTCTGGTGCTGCGCGAGCAGGCTCATTTTGACGGCCCGTTGGCGACACTGATTTGGTTATTGATCTTCTTCGGATTCGCGTCGATTGCACCGATTTGGCCGCTCCATTCGTGGTCCCCGGTCGGTCACGCCGCAGCCCCGGCCGCCACAAGCATGCTGCACGCCGGAGTGCTGATGAAGCTGGGCCATTTCTCGATCATCCGGGTGGCCTTTGAGATCCTTCCGGAGACGACGCGGGAACTCATGCCCATCGCGGCAATCCTGTGTATATTCAGCATGCTGTACGGCGGTTTCGTGGCGTTCTACGCAAGGGACACCAAATACGTGATCGGATACTCGAGTTCCAGCCACATGGGCTACGTCTTCCTCGGCATGGCGGCGCTCGACTATATCAGCCTCACCGGCGCCGTGATGTATATGTTTGCCCATGCGCTCGCGACCTCCATGTTGTTCGCCATGGCGGGGTGGGTGTACGACCAGACGCATACACGAGACATTCCCTCGTTGGGCGGGCTCGTGAATCGAATGCCGTTCATTGCCGGCTGTACGATCGTGGGCTGCATGGCCTCCATCGGCATGCCCGGCACCGTCAACTTCCTCGCGGAGGTGATGATCATCGTCGGGAGCTGGAACAAATATCCGGTCCAAGTCGTCGTTGCCGTCATCGGCATCGTGCTCACGATGGCGTATCTGTTCCGCATGATGCGGGGCATTTTTTACGGCGCCATGGATCAGCATTACGCTCACGCGCGCGATGCCGTCTCGTTCGTCGATCGGCTTCCGTTCGTATTGATGATGGGGTGCAGCATTTGGTTCTTCTTGTCACCCGGACACTTCTATTCCGTCGTGCGGGCGGGGGTGGATCCACTTGTCGCGCGAATTACCAAAGTGGTTCCAGTCGTCGAAAACCAGGACGGTCCTCCCGCGACCCGCCAGGCCGTGGAGCCGGCGCAGGTCACCCGCGTGAGCACCGAGGGGGTGAGCCGGCCATGA
- the nuoM3 gene encoding NADH:ubiquinone oxidoreductase subunit M — protein sequence MLEELTFHFPILSCLLLVPFVGAIVLWFLDDEEMIKAVALGVSLLELALAIVVLAHFVPDSPSMQFAERITWVPPLGISYHLGVDGISVLFVGVTAFLTTLIMVYSWDTVRQKVRLYMMAMLLLETTVIGVFVTLDLVLFFVFWELMLLPSYFLIKLWGGGAERQYAALKFVLYTLLGSVFMLVGIALLDINYHAWAVRNHIEPTYSFDFLDLLTAPISLDKQLLIFWLLFLGFAFKAPVFPFHTWLPDALMEGPIGMAVMLAGIKMGTYGFMRFSLPLLPDASKNETVVTIMMVMALAGILYGAFVALIQPDFRRLLAFSSVSHLGFVVVGVFALNFQGLQGGLLTMINLGFSTAGLFFIAGFLYSRRQSTHIASFGGLAKQAPLLASFLLLIGLASIGLPGTNGFVGEFLILLGAFKAKWWYGSIAVLGVIFGAAYFLWYYERSILGPLGKGLSQAVADLKMGELVISVSLSIMILWIGLYPSPFLRMMNGSVQALVDRLDRGTLTTVDATPRVARE from the coding sequence ATGCTCGAAGAACTCACATTTCACTTTCCAATCCTCTCGTGCCTGTTGCTCGTGCCCTTCGTGGGAGCCATCGTCCTGTGGTTCCTGGACGACGAGGAAATGATCAAGGCGGTGGCGCTGGGCGTCTCCTTGCTAGAACTCGCGCTGGCCATTGTGGTGCTGGCTCATTTCGTGCCGGATTCGCCATCGATGCAGTTTGCAGAACGGATCACGTGGGTCCCGCCGCTGGGAATCAGTTACCACCTTGGGGTCGATGGGATCAGTGTGCTGTTCGTCGGCGTCACGGCGTTTCTGACCACCCTGATCATGGTGTATTCCTGGGACACCGTTCGGCAAAAAGTCCGCCTCTACATGATGGCCATGTTGTTGCTCGAAACGACGGTCATCGGGGTGTTCGTAACGCTGGATTTGGTCCTCTTCTTCGTCTTCTGGGAATTGATGCTGCTTCCCAGCTATTTTCTCATCAAGCTCTGGGGAGGAGGGGCCGAGCGTCAGTACGCGGCGCTCAAGTTCGTGTTGTACACACTGCTGGGCAGCGTGTTCATGCTGGTCGGCATCGCACTCCTCGACATTAATTATCACGCCTGGGCCGTACGCAATCACATTGAGCCCACGTATTCGTTCGATTTTTTAGACCTTCTGACGGCACCGATTTCGCTGGATAAGCAACTGCTCATCTTCTGGCTCCTATTTCTGGGATTTGCCTTCAAGGCGCCGGTCTTTCCCTTCCATACGTGGCTGCCTGATGCCCTGATGGAGGGCCCCATCGGAATGGCCGTCATGTTAGCCGGGATCAAAATGGGCACCTACGGGTTCATGCGATTCAGCCTACCCTTGCTGCCCGACGCATCGAAGAACGAAACCGTCGTGACCATCATGATGGTGATGGCTCTGGCCGGTATTCTCTATGGTGCGTTCGTCGCGCTGATCCAGCCGGATTTCAGGAGGCTGCTTGCCTTTAGCAGCGTCAGCCACTTGGGATTCGTCGTGGTCGGCGTCTTCGCCCTGAATTTCCAGGGCCTTCAGGGCGGTTTGCTGACGATGATCAACCTGGGCTTCAGCACGGCGGGGCTCTTCTTTATTGCCGGGTTTCTCTATTCTCGACGGCAGAGCACGCATATTGCCTCTTTCGGAGGCTTGGCGAAGCAGGCGCCATTGCTCGCAAGCTTTTTACTCCTCATCGGCTTGGCCTCGATCGGTTTGCCCGGCACGAACGGATTCGTGGGGGAATTCCTGATTCTGCTCGGCGCGTTCAAGGCCAAGTGGTGGTACGGCTCGATTGCGGTGCTTGGCGTCATCTTCGGCGCTGCGTATTTCCTCTGGTATTACGAGCGCTCGATCCTGGGCCCGCTGGGAAAAGGCTTGAGCCAAGCCGTGGCGGATTTAAAAATGGGTGAGTTGGTCATCAGCGTGTCGCTCTCGATCATGATTCTCTGGATCGGTTTGTATCCCTCGCCGTTCCTTCGCATGATGAACGGCTCGGTGCAGGCGCTGGTCGACCGGCTGGACCGTGGGACCTTGACCACTGTGGACGCGACGCCGCGGGTGGCGCGCGAGTAG
- the nuoL gene encoding NADH dehydrogenase subunit L → MFDLVVLLIPLFPLAAVLCNGLLGSRYSHQLAGRLAAGSVFLSFLCVIFVFADTLRTRAAREVVAYQWIFGGDLTINLAYLIDPLTCIMLLVVTGVGFLIHVYSIGYMHGEDGFTRFFTYMNLFMVSMLLLVMGNNYLVLFIGWEGVGLCSYLLIGYYYEKVSAAKAATKAFVVNRIGDAGFLLAIFLVFVNFKTLDYTKVFGQASQLSPEMATAIALCLLVGAVGKSAQLPLYTWLPDAMEGPTPVSALIHAATMVTAGVYMVVRNHVIYDMAPAALETVGWIGGATALFAATIGLVQTDIKRVLAYSTVSQLGYMFLGCGIGAYTAAVFHLMTHAFFKALLFLSAGSVIHALHGEQDIRKMGALHNKIPWTHRVFLIGTLAIAGIFPFAGFWSKDEIMAHAFVHHHYALYGMAAFGALLTSFYMFRLTYLTFYGESRVDHHTLEHIHESPPVMLVPLMVLAGLSLVGGVPGIPPENGWFHHFLAPVVGGGEGEHAAGAGATFMLMGIATVIALTGWLIAHYLYTVKPGTADAWANRQPALYTTLLNKWYVDELYDFLFVETTKKLGLVLDWVDRTIIDGAVRMVGRGTEFTSLASTWFEKYVVYAGLNIIGYANHLAARSWRRLQSGMVHHYAAVIVAGLFLLVHLVLIWWSAS, encoded by the coding sequence GTGTTCGATTTAGTCGTTTTGCTCATCCCGCTGTTCCCGCTGGCCGCCGTCCTCTGCAATGGCCTTCTGGGAAGCCGGTACTCCCATCAACTGGCAGGCCGCTTGGCTGCCGGATCGGTGTTTTTGTCCTTTCTGTGCGTCATCTTCGTCTTTGCCGACACCCTGCGGACGAGGGCGGCACGTGAAGTCGTCGCGTACCAGTGGATTTTTGGCGGCGATCTGACCATCAATCTCGCCTACCTGATCGATCCACTGACCTGCATCATGCTGCTCGTCGTGACGGGCGTGGGCTTCCTCATTCACGTCTATTCCATCGGGTACATGCATGGAGAGGATGGATTCACCCGCTTCTTCACGTACATGAACCTCTTCATGGTCTCGATGTTGCTGCTCGTGATGGGCAACAACTACCTGGTGCTGTTCATCGGATGGGAGGGAGTCGGTCTGTGCTCGTATCTGTTGATCGGCTACTACTATGAGAAGGTGTCTGCCGCCAAGGCCGCCACCAAGGCCTTCGTCGTCAATCGCATCGGAGACGCGGGCTTTCTATTGGCCATCTTCCTCGTCTTCGTGAACTTTAAAACTTTGGATTACACGAAGGTCTTTGGTCAGGCCAGCCAACTCTCACCCGAAATGGCAACGGCCATCGCGCTGTGCCTGTTGGTCGGCGCCGTCGGAAAATCGGCCCAATTGCCGCTCTACACCTGGTTGCCGGACGCCATGGAAGGTCCGACACCGGTCAGCGCGCTCATTCACGCCGCGACCATGGTGACCGCCGGGGTCTACATGGTGGTTCGCAACCACGTGATCTACGACATGGCACCTGCGGCGCTGGAGACCGTGGGGTGGATCGGCGGCGCCACGGCGCTCTTTGCCGCGACGATCGGGTTAGTGCAGACCGACATCAAGCGCGTTCTGGCCTACTCCACCGTCAGTCAGCTCGGATACATGTTCCTGGGGTGCGGGATCGGCGCCTATACCGCCGCCGTCTTCCACCTCATGACTCATGCTTTTTTCAAGGCACTCTTGTTCCTCTCGGCCGGATCGGTCATTCATGCGCTGCACGGAGAGCAGGACATTCGAAAAATGGGCGCGTTGCACAACAAGATCCCGTGGACGCATCGCGTGTTCCTGATCGGCACGCTCGCGATCGCCGGGATCTTTCCATTCGCCGGGTTTTGGAGCAAAGACGAGATCATGGCGCACGCGTTCGTCCATCATCACTATGCACTGTACGGCATGGCCGCCTTCGGCGCCCTGTTGACCTCGTTTTATATGTTCCGACTGACCTATCTCACGTTTTACGGGGAATCGCGGGTCGACCACCATACGCTCGAGCACATCCATGAGTCGCCCCCGGTCATGCTGGTGCCCTTGATGGTACTGGCCGGGCTCTCGCTCGTGGGCGGCGTACCGGGCATTCCTCCCGAGAACGGCTGGTTCCACCATTTCCTCGCGCCTGTGGTCGGAGGCGGGGAGGGAGAGCACGCCGCCGGCGCCGGCGCGACGTTCATGTTGATGGGGATTGCCACGGTCATCGCGCTGACCGGGTGGCTGATCGCCCACTATCTCTATACGGTCAAGCCGGGCACTGCGGATGCCTGGGCAAACAGGCAACCCGCCCTCTATACCACGCTCTTGAACAAGTGGTATGTGGACGAGTTGTACGATTTCCTATTTGTGGAAACCACGAAGAAACTGGGCCTTGTACTCGATTGGGTGGACCGCACGATTATCGACGGCGCGGTACGTATGGTGGGACGCGGGACCGAGTTTACCTCCCTTGCGAGCACGTGGTTCGAGAAGTACGTGGTGTACGCCGGATTGAACATCATCGGGTACGCCAATCATCTTGCGGCGCGCTCCTGGCGGCGCCTGCAGAGCGGCATGGTGCATCATTACGCGGCGGTGATCGTGGCAGGGTTATTCTTGCTCGTGCATTTGGTTCTGATCTGGTGGAGTGCCTCCTAA
- the nuoK gene encoding NADH-quinone oxidoreductase subunit K, whose product MVPLSAYVTVSTILFLTGLLGVLIRRNFIIVLMAVEIMLNAANINLVAFSHHLESMAGQIVALFIIAVAAGEAAVGLAIIIVVFRGKISTNVDEMNLLKW is encoded by the coding sequence ATGGTGCCCTTATCCGCATACGTGACCGTGAGCACGATCCTGTTCTTGACGGGGTTGCTGGGGGTCCTCATTCGACGGAACTTCATCATCGTGTTGATGGCGGTCGAGATCATGCTGAATGCAGCCAATATCAACCTGGTCGCCTTTTCCCATCATTTGGAATCGATGGCGGGCCAAATCGTGGCGCTGTTCATCATTGCCGTCGCGGCAGGGGAAGCCGCCGTAGGCCTCGCGATCATTATCGTCGTGTTCCGAGGCAAAATTTCCACCAATGTCGACGAGATGAATTTGTTGAAGTGGTAA
- the nuoJ-1 gene encoding NADH dehydrogenase subunit J codes for MVVLFFVYFAVASIVAGAMTVALKNPVHCGMALLAVLLHVSGLFILLNAEFLWAVQVIVYAGAILVLYLFVLMLMNLKTEEQYFHRHAYWFLGPALLGSVYLVAVLFGSPFGGAKGDAPMDVVLQTGDTTAIGLKMFSEYLLQFEIVGVFLLGAVIGAIVLAKTPSNQEAEER; via the coding sequence ATGGTCGTCTTGTTTTTTGTCTATTTTGCGGTCGCCTCGATCGTGGCTGGCGCCATGACCGTGGCCTTGAAGAATCCCGTGCATTGCGGCATGGCGCTGCTCGCCGTTCTACTCCACGTCTCCGGGCTCTTCATCCTGCTCAATGCGGAGTTCCTTTGGGCCGTCCAGGTCATCGTCTACGCCGGCGCCATCCTGGTGCTCTATCTCTTCGTCCTGATGCTCATGAATCTCAAGACGGAAGAACAATACTTCCATCGGCATGCCTACTGGTTTCTGGGCCCTGCCCTGCTCGGGAGCGTGTACCTGGTGGCCGTCCTGTTCGGCTCTCCGTTCGGAGGGGCCAAGGGCGATGCCCCGATGGATGTGGTCCTGCAGACGGGCGACACGACCGCGATCGGCTTGAAGATGTTCAGCGAGTATCTCCTGCAATTCGAGATCGTGGGAGTCTTCCTCTTGGGAGCCGTAATCGGAGCAATTGTGCTCGCAAAGACCCCTTCCAATCAGGAAGCCGAAGAGCGTTGA
- the nuoI gene encoding NADH-quinone oxidoreductase subunit I: protein MGVATLTKKILHAILFDEIWDAMKVTFKHMFHKPITFQYPREQRHIPDTHRGALALLRYDDGKERCVGCDLCEAACPSRCIKVISAEDKSLPLQRYAKEFYIDITKCVFCGYCVEACPVNALAMTKLYEFSTHDKRTLMFDKRRLYEIGEKFLEDGKRYLYAHGQEANTDNSREYRYFFPQSVVKGTQPPPKHLT from the coding sequence ATGGGAGTCGCCACACTGACAAAGAAAATCCTGCACGCGATCCTGTTCGATGAGATCTGGGACGCGATGAAGGTGACCTTCAAGCACATGTTTCATAAGCCCATCACCTTCCAATACCCGCGTGAGCAGCGGCACATTCCCGACACACACCGTGGCGCGCTGGCGCTTCTCCGGTATGACGATGGGAAGGAACGTTGTGTGGGATGCGACTTGTGCGAGGCGGCCTGCCCGTCCCGGTGCATCAAAGTCATTAGCGCCGAGGATAAATCCTTGCCGTTGCAACGCTATGCCAAAGAGTTTTATATCGATATCACCAAGTGCGTGTTCTGCGGGTATTGTGTCGAGGCCTGCCCTGTCAACGCGCTCGCGATGACGAAACTCTACGAGTTCTCCACCCACGACAAACGTACGCTCATGTTCGATAAAAGGCGGTTGTACGAGATCGGCGAGAAGTTCCTGGAGGATGGGAAACGCTATTTGTATGCCCATGGCCAGGAAGCGAATACCGACAACAGCCGCGAATATCGGTACTTTTTCCCACAGTCCGTGGTGAAGGGAACGCAGCCTCCACCGAAGCATCTCACGTAA
- a CDS encoding formate dehydrogenase subunit alpha — translation MALKPATNPEAETETIELNIDGTPVTARSGVSLYDVIASTGKIIPAMCYHYTFDPFGSCGMCLVMQEGKKAPVRSCTAKAAAGMVIRTTGEDLFAARKKAVEKHLSVHPLDCPVCDADGHCELQDMAFQHGVTNLANAKQKLIPEDTRSLVLDFNMNRCIACGECINICKDVQMIDALQFMKKGGFNQVVAKGDLPLQCEFCGDCLAVCPVGAITNKYSKYLYKPWQMRKTRTTCNYCGDGCQMDIETKDSQVVRVTSPLSWKNKWGDRTETAKGHGGLCVRGRFGFQFIDSKTRLTRPFIRKDRELVPAPWLETMHELVERVEAVKHAHGPQAIAGLITSRCTNEELYVFQKLMRMVVGTNQLDSSARYGHANFVYAIRQALGVSRMTADSADITKAKAILVIGSNITETNPIASLRVKEAIRVYRAQVIVVDSTNTNIAKLCSHPTLVKPGTEGLFVRGLIKAVIEQDLVDTETVDRHPAAFAALKQAVVNVSLARVAELTGVTTEQIHDCATLFAEAPRAVIIAGEGIVRRTHGYRDVLNLVDLAWLTGKLGRPGCGLATVVEEANEQGALDMGAAAEFLPGPIAFTDETARARFAKAWGTENAPARLPDATQGATLTEILDRCRTGQIKALYLIGENPLETLPASFNVKSALDKLDLLICQDPFLTETGKLAHFVLPACTFAEKDGTVTNQEGKVQRVRASLDPIGESLPDWHIMTSLASGLGTVWEYETAQDIQNEIMKLLPGYYNLGQPKRAPGSPDAYLGNGYATSVATRYSVAATNPAPDKPFRLVMGQLLCHSGKLSTQASGLMNIAPNSGRLHMSLEDCERMGLKEGALVRVTSGKGSLVIGVLPEAMIMPGVCFFPEHFNEPPVKDLMAVDVDPVTKVPTFKLAHVFVEKA, via the coding sequence ATGGCGTTGAAACCCGCGACAAACCCGGAAGCCGAAACGGAAACCATCGAACTGAATATCGATGGCACGCCGGTCACTGCTCGCAGCGGCGTGTCGCTCTATGACGTGATCGCCAGTACCGGCAAAATCATCCCGGCGATGTGCTACCACTATACCTTCGACCCCTTTGGCTCGTGCGGCATGTGCCTGGTCATGCAAGAAGGCAAAAAGGCACCGGTACGTTCGTGCACCGCCAAGGCGGCGGCGGGAATGGTCATCCGCACGACCGGCGAAGACCTGTTTGCGGCTCGTAAGAAGGCGGTCGAGAAACACCTGTCGGTGCATCCCCTCGACTGTCCAGTCTGTGACGCCGATGGGCACTGCGAATTGCAGGACATGGCCTTCCAACACGGCGTGACCAACCTGGCCAACGCCAAGCAGAAGTTGATCCCGGAGGATACGCGAAGCCTGGTGTTGGACTTCAACATGAACCGCTGCATCGCGTGCGGCGAGTGCATCAATATCTGCAAGGACGTGCAGATGATCGACGCGCTCCAGTTCATGAAGAAGGGCGGATTCAACCAGGTCGTGGCCAAGGGGGACCTGCCGCTTCAATGTGAATTCTGCGGCGACTGCTTAGCCGTCTGCCCCGTCGGGGCGATCACCAACAAGTATTCGAAGTACTTGTACAAGCCTTGGCAAATGCGCAAGACACGGACCACCTGCAACTACTGCGGGGACGGCTGTCAGATGGACATCGAGACCAAGGACTCCCAGGTCGTCCGTGTGACCTCGCCGCTGTCCTGGAAGAACAAATGGGGCGACCGAACCGAGACGGCCAAGGGACATGGAGGCCTGTGTGTCCGCGGGCGATTCGGCTTTCAGTTCATCGACAGCAAGACCCGTCTGACGCGTCCCTTCATCCGAAAAGATCGGGAATTAGTTCCGGCTCCGTGGCTCGAAACCATGCACGAGTTGGTTGAGCGGGTCGAGGCCGTGAAGCACGCACACGGACCTCAGGCCATTGCGGGACTCATCACGTCTCGATGCACGAACGAGGAACTCTACGTCTTCCAAAAGCTCATGCGCATGGTCGTCGGCACGAATCAACTGGACAGCAGCGCTCGATATGGGCATGCGAATTTCGTTTATGCGATCCGCCAGGCGTTGGGGGTCAGCCGCATGACGGCTGATTCGGCGGACATCACCAAAGCGAAAGCGATCCTGGTGATCGGGTCGAACATCACAGAGACGAATCCGATTGCTTCCCTGCGCGTCAAAGAAGCCATTCGCGTCTACCGAGCCCAGGTGATCGTGGTCGATTCCACCAATACCAACATCGCGAAACTGTGCTCGCACCCGACCTTGGTCAAACCTGGCACCGAGGGCCTCTTCGTCCGGGGTTTGATCAAGGCGGTGATCGAGCAGGATTTGGTTGATACCGAGACCGTCGACCGACACCCCGCGGCATTTGCGGCACTCAAGCAGGCCGTCGTGAACGTCTCGCTCGCGCGCGTCGCGGAGCTGACCGGGGTCACGACCGAACAGATTCACGACTGCGCCACGTTGTTTGCAGAGGCGCCTCGGGCCGTGATCATCGCGGGTGAGGGCATCGTTCGTCGAACTCACGGGTATCGCGACGTGTTGAACCTCGTGGATCTGGCCTGGCTCACCGGGAAGCTTGGTCGTCCCGGATGCGGTCTTGCGACCGTCGTCGAAGAAGCCAACGAACAAGGCGCCTTGGACATGGGGGCGGCCGCTGAATTCCTGCCTGGGCCGATCGCCTTCACCGACGAAACCGCCCGGGCACGGTTTGCGAAAGCCTGGGGTACCGAGAACGCTCCTGCACGGCTTCCGGACGCGACGCAGGGGGCCACGCTGACAGAAATCCTGGATCGGTGCCGGACGGGCCAGATCAAGGCGCTGTATCTCATCGGTGAAAACCCGCTCGAAACGCTTCCGGCTTCGTTCAACGTCAAGTCGGCGCTCGACAAACTCGACCTGCTGATTTGCCAGGACCCCTTTCTCACCGAGACGGGCAAGCTCGCGCATTTCGTGCTGCCGGCCTGTACGTTCGCGGAAAAAGACGGCACCGTCACCAATCAGGAAGGCAAAGTCCAACGGGTGCGCGCATCGCTCGATCCGATTGGGGAAAGCTTGCCGGATTGGCACATCATGACGTCGCTGGCGAGCGGCCTGGGGACCGTCTGGGAATATGAAACCGCCCAAGATATACAAAACGAAATCATGAAGTTGTTGCCCGGGTACTATAATCTTGGCCAGCCCAAACGAGCACCGGGAAGTCCGGATGCCTATCTTGGAAACGGCTATGCCACTTCCGTCGCAACACGTTATTCTGTCGCCGCGACGAATCCGGCACCTGACAAGCCGTTCCGATTGGTGATGGGACAACTCCTCTGTCACTCGGGAAAACTCTCGACTCAGGCTTCCGGACTGATGAACATCGCGCCCAACTCCGGACGGCTGCACATGAGCCTTGAGGACTGCGAGCGTATGGGGCTCAAAGAGGGGGCGCTGGTCCGCGTGACATCGGGTAAGGGGTCGCTGGTGATAGGTGTGCTCCCCGAGGCCATGATCATGCCCGGCGTGTGCTTCTTTCCGGAACACTTCAACGAGCCGCCGGTGAAGGACCTGATGGCGGTCGACGTGGATCCAGTTACGAAGGTTCCCACGTTCAAGCTGGCCCACGTCTTTGTGGAGAAGGCCTAG
- the nuoD gene encoding NADH-quinone oxidoreductase subunit D gives MTTRPFEDQRTTVYKVDPAHPESETLPTLRTEELLLNMGPQHPSTHGVLKVILELEGERIVKSIPVMGYLHRGVEKLAEEGTYHQFIPHTDRLDYVCAMYNNYAYCRAVEKLMNITVPERAEYLRTIVAEVQRIIGHLFWLGTQALDIGAMTVFFYTFRDREILLDWFDELCGARLTTSWYRIGGIERDFTPALFEKIRKFLDYFPPKIEEYVVFLEKNRIWLARTKGVAVISAEDAVSFGLSGPTLRGSGVDYDLRKYDSYGAYPRCEFSVPVGKNGDTYDRYWIRVLEMHESVKIVRQCLEQIPAEGPVMAAVPSVTLPPKDRVFTNLESMIQQFKLFSQGFDAPPGEIYCGTEAHKGELGFYIVSTGGGKPYRLKIRSPSFIHMGAFDFMARGYMIADAVTIFGTYDIVMGECDR, from the coding sequence ATGACCACGCGTCCCTTCGAAGACCAACGCACGACCGTTTATAAGGTCGACCCGGCGCACCCGGAAAGCGAGACGCTGCCGACGCTGCGTACGGAGGAGCTGCTGCTCAACATGGGGCCGCAGCACCCGAGCACCCATGGTGTGTTGAAGGTGATTCTTGAACTCGAAGGTGAACGGATCGTCAAATCCATTCCGGTCATGGGCTATCTCCATCGCGGCGTGGAAAAACTGGCGGAGGAAGGGACCTATCATCAGTTCATCCCGCATACCGACCGGCTCGACTACGTCTGTGCCATGTACAACAACTATGCCTACTGCCGGGCCGTCGAAAAGCTGATGAACATTACGGTGCCGGAGCGGGCCGAATATCTTCGGACGATCGTCGCGGAGGTCCAGCGTATCATCGGGCATCTGTTTTGGCTGGGTACGCAGGCTCTGGATATCGGCGCCATGACCGTGTTCTTTTATACCTTTCGGGATCGCGAGATCCTTCTCGACTGGTTCGACGAACTGTGCGGGGCTCGCCTGACCACGAGTTGGTACCGGATCGGCGGCATCGAGCGGGATTTCACGCCCGCGCTGTTCGAGAAAATCCGCAAGTTCCTCGATTACTTCCCTCCGAAGATCGAGGAGTACGTGGTGTTTCTCGAGAAGAACCGGATCTGGCTGGCCAGGACCAAAGGTGTCGCCGTGATTTCCGCTGAAGATGCCGTCAGCTTCGGCCTCAGTGGCCCGACGCTGCGCGGCTCCGGTGTGGATTACGATCTTCGCAAGTACGACTCCTACGGGGCCTATCCGCGGTGCGAATTCAGCGTGCCGGTCGGCAAGAACGGAGATACCTACGATCGGTATTGGATTCGCGTGCTCGAAATGCACGAAAGCGTCAAGATCGTTCGTCAGTGCCTCGAGCAAATCCCCGCCGAGGGGCCCGTGATGGCGGCTGTGCCGAGCGTCACGTTGCCACCAAAGGATCGGGTGTTCACGAACCTCGAATCGATGATCCAGCAGTTCAAGCTCTTCTCCCAGGGATTCGATGCTCCCCCTGGTGAGATTTATTGCGGCACGGAGGCACACAAAGGGGAGTTGGGTTTTTATATCGTCAGCACGGGCGGCGGAAAACCTTATCGGCTAAAAATCCGCTCCCCCTCGTTCATTCACATGGGCGCGTTTGATTTCATGGCGAGAGGTTACATGATTGCCGATGCCGTCACGATCTTCGGGACGTATGACATCGTGATGGGCGAGTGCGATCGATAG